From one Deinococcus sp. YIM 134068 genomic stretch:
- a CDS encoding DUF4384 domain-containing protein encodes MNKLLTHSTLLTLGALLGTAGAAPRLSAQSIIVNPVPTELTVKVWTDRTANGTQAANYAPGERIRLYTSVNQDSYVYLFNVDPQGNVDLILPNRYRSGANFLKANTTKAFPEAGDPFTFDIAAPYGLNKVLALASRTPLNLDQIATFKAGQDSFATVNVQGQERLAQALSIVVNPVQPDAWISATAYYNVAPRVAAQPAPAPVRPAPVQPAPVRPVQPVRPAPVQPTPFFGDRDWQTSFQRRASVDDVYAEYAERLRAEGYRQVDVRQNNRRIVGEFRRGQERVELNVRQRGDRFEVQISRTRR; translated from the coding sequence ATGAACAAGCTCCTGACCCACTCCACTCTCCTCACCCTCGGTGCCCTGCTCGGCACGGCGGGGGCCGCGCCCCGGCTCAGCGCGCAGAGCATCATCGTCAACCCGGTGCCCACCGAGCTGACCGTGAAAGTCTGGACCGACCGCACGGCGAACGGCACCCAGGCGGCGAATTACGCGCCCGGCGAGCGCATCCGGCTCTACACGAGTGTGAATCAGGACTCCTACGTGTACCTGTTCAACGTGGACCCGCAGGGCAACGTGGACCTGATCCTGCCCAACCGCTACCGCAGCGGTGCCAACTTCCTCAAGGCGAACACGACCAAAGCCTTCCCCGAGGCGGGCGACCCCTTCACCTTCGACATCGCCGCGCCCTACGGGCTGAACAAGGTCCTCGCGCTGGCGAGCCGCACGCCGCTGAACCTCGATCAGATCGCCACCTTCAAGGCCGGGCAGGACTCCTTCGCCACCGTGAACGTGCAGGGCCAGGAGCGCCTCGCGCAGGCTCTGAGCATCGTGGTCAACCCCGTGCAGCCCGATGCGTGGATCAGCGCCACCGCCTACTACAACGTGGCCCCCCGCGTGGCGGCGCAGCCCGCGCCCGCCCCGGTCCGTCCGGCCCCCGTGCAGCCCGCGCCCGTCCGCCCCGTGCAGCCTGTTCGCCCCGCCCCGGTCCAGCCCACCCCCTTCTTCGGCGACCGCGACTGGCAGACGAGCTTCCAGCGCCGCGCGAGCGTGGACGACGTGTACGCCGAGTACGCCGAGCGCCTGCGCGCCGAGGGCTACCGTCAGGTGGACGTGCGCCAGAATAACCGCCGCATCGTCGGCGAGTTCCGCCGGGGCCAGGAGCGCGTCGAGTTGAACGTCCGCCAGCGTGGCGACCGCTTCGAGGTGCAGATCAGCCGCACCCGGCGCTGA
- a CDS encoding sensor histidine kinase: protein MTPASLLVTAVHRLPRAVVIREGLLAVLPALLTVGLLLLATQPAYQTLLRSRTSWTPYAYQGLTQDVQTYQAARLDPALSAGERRDIRDRALSSAQSPAQFTALGTVEGYGDARLARVARLLREDTPGSVAAAAREAVRLNAQAGSYADETRVASLRALGELRRALIVTAGVTGLLSMLLTLRALLLWRAERDRRARREARQREALSLASHELRRPLQSLLLASDLLRQADTPVERQRLLGVIEDSAAQIASRADLTRLNDLYLDVTLRVVRADLRPLLARFAGERVSVHLPPEPVVWTADPGRVRQIVENLVENALKYTDGPVEVGLRPCADEPEITVRDHGPGLPPELRERVFLPYERGPRGLSGGQGLGLSLVRRYARAHGGDVTLDDAEGGGTLARVTLGEPPLVDEGEDV, encoded by the coding sequence GTGACGCCCGCCTCCCTTCTCGTCACCGCCGTCCACCGCCTTCCCCGCGCCGTCGTAATCCGCGAGGGCCTCCTGGCCGTGCTGCCCGCCCTGCTGACGGTGGGGCTGCTGCTCCTCGCCACCCAGCCCGCCTACCAGACCCTGCTGAGGAGCCGCACGAGCTGGACCCCCTACGCCTATCAGGGCCTGACGCAGGACGTGCAGACGTATCAGGCGGCGCGGCTCGACCCCGCCCTGAGCGCGGGGGAGCGGCGTGACATCCGTGACCGGGCGCTGTCGAGCGCGCAGAGTCCGGCCCAGTTCACGGCCCTTGGCACGGTGGAGGGGTACGGCGACGCCCGGCTGGCGCGGGTGGCCCGGCTGCTGCGCGAGGACACGCCCGGTTCGGTCGCCGCCGCCGCCCGCGAGGCCGTCCGATTGAACGCGCAGGCGGGCAGCTACGCCGACGAGACGCGGGTGGCCTCCCTGCGGGCGCTGGGGGAACTGCGCCGCGCGCTGATCGTCACCGCCGGCGTCACCGGGCTGCTGAGCATGCTCCTGACCCTGCGGGCGCTGCTGCTGTGGCGGGCCGAGCGTGACCGCCGCGCCCGCCGCGAGGCCCGGCAGAGAGAGGCCCTCAGCCTCGCCAGCCACGAGTTGCGCCGTCCCCTCCAGTCGCTCCTGCTCGCCAGCGACCTGCTGCGGCAGGCGGACACGCCCGTAGAGCGCCAGAGATTGCTCGGTGTCATCGAGGACAGCGCCGCCCAGATTGCCAGCCGCGCCGACCTCACCCGTCTCAACGACCTCTATCTGGATGTCACCCTGCGCGTTGTCCGCGCCGACCTGCGCCCTCTGCTCGCCCGCTTCGCCGGGGAACGGGTCAGCGTCCACCTCCCGCCCGAACCCGTCGTCTGGACCGCCGATCCGGGCAGGGTGCGCCAGATCGTCGAGAACCTCGTCGAGAACGCCCTGAAGTACACGGACGGCCCGGTGGAGGTCGGTCTGCGCCCGTGCGCCGATGAGCCGGAGATCACCGTGCGCGACCACGGCCCCGGCCTTCCTCCCGAACTGCGCGAGCGCGTCTTCCTCCCCTACGAGCGCGGCCCGCGCGGCCTGTCCGGCGGTCAGGGCCTCGGCCTCTCCCTCGTGCGCCGCTACGCCCGTGCCCACGGCGGCGACGTGACCCTCGACGACGCGGAGGGAGGCGGCACCCTGGCGCGCGTCACGCTGGGGGAGCCGCCGCTGGTGGACGAGGGGGAGGATGTCTGA
- a CDS encoding CAP domain-containing protein, with protein MKVGAWVRGGVLALGLAGVPWAAFVEAQTAQPAAFRVGFSMDSETRAPLTVAFTAQAPTEYRVEWDFGDGTGATGARTSHTFYRPGRYTVRARLLDTRGQVQATASGPLTVLSSGPERAEAVVLLGRGEVRLSAAGSVAYTPGTPTLLLDGRPVGAGPVPIAAGEHRATVRVPGEGGVLERTVTFRTAPLPGSVPFETEVLRLTNQARARGYNCATGREGGPALPPLTRDPLLEVAALAQSAGMALHGYFDHQSPVDGSTPWRRVQATGLRARASAENIAGGQTTPEEVVQGWLRSPGHCRNIMGDFKRIGVSYVNRPETTYGRYWTQVFATLEGE; from the coding sequence ATGAAGGTCGGCGCGTGGGTGCGGGGCGGGGTGCTGGCGTTGGGATTGGCGGGGGTGCCGTGGGCGGCGTTCGTGGAGGCACAGACGGCCCAGCCCGCCGCGTTCCGGGTGGGCTTCTCGATGGACTCCGAGACGCGGGCACCGCTGACGGTGGCGTTCACGGCGCAGGCACCGACCGAGTACCGCGTGGAGTGGGACTTCGGGGACGGAACCGGGGCGACGGGCGCGCGGACCTCGCACACGTTCTACAGGCCGGGGCGCTACACGGTGCGGGCGCGGTTGCTCGACACGCGCGGGCAGGTGCAGGCCACGGCGAGCGGCCCATTGACGGTCCTCAGCAGCGGCCCCGAACGCGCCGAGGCGGTCGTGCTGCTGGGGCGGGGCGAGGTGCGCCTCAGCGCGGCGGGCAGCGTGGCCTACACGCCGGGCACACCGACCCTGCTCCTCGACGGTCGCCCGGTCGGGGCTGGACCCGTCCCCATCGCGGCGGGCGAACACCGCGCCACCGTGCGCGTGCCCGGTGAGGGCGGCGTGCTGGAGCGCACCGTCACGTTCCGCACCGCGCCGCTTCCGGGCAGCGTGCCCTTCGAGACGGAGGTGCTGCGCCTGACCAATCAGGCCCGCGCACGGGGGTACAACTGCGCCACCGGGCGGGAGGGCGGCCCCGCGCTGCCCCCGCTGACCCGCGACCCGCTGCTGGAGGTTGCCGCGCTCGCCCAGTCGGCGGGCATGGCACTCCACGGCTACTTCGACCACCAGAGTCCGGTGGACGGCAGCACACCCTGGCGACGCGTCCAGGCGACGGGCCTGCGCGCCCGTGCCTCCGCCGAGAACATCGCGGGCGGGCAGACCACCCCGGAGGAGGTCGTGCAGGGGTGGCTCCGCAGCCCCGGCCACTGCCGCAACATCATGGGCGACTTCAAGCGCATCGGCGTGTCGTACGTGAACCGCCCGGAGACGACCTATGGGCGGTACTGGACGCAGGTGTTTGCGACGTTGGAGGGGGAGTGA
- a CDS encoding RNA polymerase sigma factor: MTEVPDILTPELLARLTAGEEAAWYSFVSAYEGRMYAYLYRLEGNAEDALDLTQEVFYRAWRSIRTFRAGERVLPWLYQVARNTQIESHRRKQLQRFSLEEAREDVGFEVTSVARSPVQAAESADAQDRVQRALMRLPEEYREAVVLRFVEDLPYDEIAQIQGVAVGTAKSRVFRAKEQLAELLADAADVH, translated from the coding sequence GTGACCGAGGTGCCCGACATCCTCACGCCCGAACTCCTGGCCCGCCTGACCGCCGGGGAGGAGGCGGCGTGGTACAGCTTCGTGAGCGCCTACGAGGGCCGGATGTACGCCTACCTCTACCGGCTGGAGGGCAATGCCGAGGACGCGCTGGACCTCACGCAGGAGGTCTTCTACCGGGCGTGGAGGAGCATCCGCACGTTTCGGGCGGGCGAGCGGGTGCTGCCGTGGCTGTATCAGGTGGCGCGCAACACGCAGATCGAGTCTCATCGCCGCAAGCAGCTCCAGCGGTTCAGCCTGGAGGAGGCGCGCGAGGACGTGGGCTTCGAGGTCACGAGCGTGGCCCGCTCACCCGTGCAGGCCGCCGAGAGCGCCGACGCGCAGGACCGGGTGCAGCGCGCGCTGATGCGCCTTCCCGAGGAATACCGGGAGGCCGTCGTGCTGCGCTTCGTGGAGGACCTGCCCTACGACGAGATCGCGCAGATTCAGGGGGTGGCGGTGGGCACGGCGAAAAGCCGCGTCTTCCGGGCGAAGGAGCAACTGGCGGAACTGCTGGCGGACGCGGCAGACGTGCATTGA
- a CDS encoding FUN14 domain-containing protein has translation MLPDTLSTAPLAHALHPLLPGLSVGTLLGFATGLALRKLGRVVLVALGLLVLAVQLLAFHDLLTVNWTRVQSLAEPLFQRQEGGAWLLDILTARLPFAGGFTAGLLVGLRKK, from the coding sequence GTGCTTCCCGACACCCTCTCCACCGCGCCCCTCGCCCACGCCCTCCACCCCCTCCTCCCTGGCCTGAGCGTCGGCACGCTGCTCGGCTTCGCCACCGGCCTCGCCCTGAGAAAGCTCGGGCGGGTCGTCCTCGTCGCGCTCGGCCTGCTCGTCCTCGCCGTGCAACTCCTCGCCTTCCATGACCTCCTCACCGTGAACTGGACGCGCGTCCAGTCCCTTGCCGAACCATTGTTCCAACGACAAGAAGGCGGAGCGTGGTTGCTTGACATTCTGACGGCGCGGCTGCCCTTCGCGGGGGGATTCACGGCGGGGCTGCTCGTGGGGCTGAGGAAGAAGTGA
- a CDS encoding succinate dehydrogenase iron-sulfur subunit codes for MPDYYPPENPAPNVAMVNIKVKILRFNPEKDKKARWETYPVEAQPADRVLDVLNYVKWYVDPALTFRRSCGHGICGSDAMMINGRNRLACKTLLRDVVKDGGTITVEPIRGLKVEKDLLTDMEPFFDAYRAIMPYFINESPPPAGERLQSPELAERMAQSSNCILCACCTTSCPIFWVNGSYLGPAAIVQAHRFIFDSRDQATHQRLNIMNQNTGVWRCRTAYNCTEACPRDIPITQLIEEVKRAVMYQQA; via the coding sequence ATGCCCGACTACTACCCCCCCGAGAATCCCGCGCCGAACGTGGCGATGGTGAACATCAAGGTCAAGATTCTTCGCTTCAACCCGGAGAAGGACAAGAAGGCCCGCTGGGAGACGTACCCGGTGGAGGCGCAGCCCGCCGACCGCGTGCTGGACGTTCTGAACTACGTCAAGTGGTACGTGGACCCCGCGCTAACGTTCCGGCGCTCGTGCGGGCACGGCATCTGCGGCAGCGACGCGATGATGATCAACGGGCGCAACCGCCTCGCCTGCAAGACGCTCTTGCGCGACGTGGTGAAAGACGGCGGCACGATCACGGTGGAACCCATTCGCGGGCTGAAGGTCGAGAAAGACCTGCTGACCGACATGGAGCCGTTCTTCGACGCCTACCGCGCGATCATGCCGTATTTCATCAACGAGTCGCCGCCGCCCGCCGGGGAGCGGCTGCAATCGCCCGAACTCGCCGAGCGGATGGCGCAGTCGAGCAACTGCATCCTGTGCGCGTGCTGCACGACCTCCTGCCCGATCTTCTGGGTCAACGGCTCGTACCTCGGCCCGGCGGCCATCGTGCAGGCGCACCGCTTCATCTTCGACAGCCGCGACCAGGCCACCCATCAGCGCCTGAACATCATGAACCAGAACACGGGCGTCTGGCGCTGCCGCACCGCCTACAACTGCACCGAAGCCTGCCCGCGCGACATCCCGATCACGCAACTGATCGAGGAGGTCAAGCGCGCGGTGATGTACCAGCAGGCGTAG
- the sdhA gene encoding succinate dehydrogenase flavoprotein subunit, with translation MHHRYDVLVVGAGGAGLMAALYAAKGDVSVACITKLYPTRSHTGAAQGGVGAALGNVAEDHWEWHMFDTIKGGDYLTDQDAAEIFAKDVIEAVYELEHMGLPFSRTEEGKIAQRKFGGHTREFGKAAVERSCYAKDRTGHMILQTLYQQNVKAGTNFYNEFHVTDLIIEEGRCRGVVAYHLASGEIHTFHAKAVILAAGGYGRIFKITSNALTLTGDLMSLYYRKGLPLEDMEFYQFHPTGLAKLGILVTEGIRGEGGILRNESGERFMERYAPTIKDLAPRDIVSRSIITEIREGRGVGRDKDAINLDLTHLPRETIEQKLAEITDLARTYLGLDPIKDLVPIQPTAHYAMGGIPTDINGLCLADGNGTSVEGLYAAGEQACVSLHGANRLGTNSLGDLIVFGRRAGIFAAQYARQAEYAEMPENPERETEEVFSRLRNASGKENSAMIRKELQESMMNNVGIFRNGPDMERQVEIIKELKARAAHVGVSDPSTRYNGELMEALELGFMLDCAEATTASALNRKESRGAHDREDYTERDDVNWLKHTMAYKDLNTPDNVLIGYKDVALKGYTRAFEPKPRVY, from the coding sequence ATGCACCATCGTTATGACGTACTGGTGGTCGGCGCGGGCGGCGCGGGACTGATGGCCGCCCTCTACGCCGCCAAAGGGGATGTGTCGGTCGCCTGCATCACGAAGCTCTACCCCACCCGGTCGCACACCGGGGCCGCGCAGGGCGGCGTGGGCGCGGCGCTCGGCAACGTCGCCGAGGACCACTGGGAATGGCACATGTTCGACACCATCAAGGGCGGGGATTACCTCACCGATCAGGACGCGGCGGAGATTTTTGCCAAGGACGTGATCGAGGCCGTCTACGAGCTGGAGCACATGGGCCTGCCGTTCTCGCGCACCGAGGAGGGCAAGATCGCCCAGCGCAAGTTCGGCGGACATACGCGCGAGTTCGGCAAGGCGGCGGTCGAGCGCAGTTGCTACGCGAAGGACCGCACCGGGCACATGATTCTGCAAACGCTGTACCAGCAGAACGTGAAGGCCGGGACCAACTTCTACAACGAGTTCCACGTCACCGACCTCATCATCGAGGAGGGGCGCTGCCGGGGCGTGGTGGCCTACCACCTCGCGTCGGGCGAGATCCACACCTTCCACGCGAAGGCCGTGATCCTGGCGGCGGGCGGGTACGGGCGCATCTTCAAGATCACCTCGAACGCGCTGACGCTCACCGGGGACTTGATGAGCCTGTACTACCGCAAGGGCCTGCCGCTGGAGGACATGGAGTTCTACCAGTTCCACCCGACGGGCCTCGCCAAGCTGGGCATCCTCGTCACCGAGGGCATTCGCGGTGAGGGCGGCATCCTGCGCAACGAGAGCGGCGAGCGGTTCATGGAGCGGTACGCGCCGACGATCAAGGACCTCGCGCCGCGTGACATCGTGTCGCGCTCGATCATCACCGAGATTCGCGAGGGCCGGGGCGTGGGGCGCGACAAGGACGCGATCAACCTCGACCTGACGCACCTGCCGCGAGAGACCATCGAGCAGAAGCTCGCGGAGATCACCGACCTCGCCAGGACGTACCTCGGCCTCGACCCCATCAAGGACCTCGTGCCGATCCAGCCGACGGCGCACTACGCGATGGGCGGCATCCCCACCGACATCAACGGGCTGTGCCTCGCGGACGGCAACGGCACCTCGGTCGAGGGCCTGTACGCGGCGGGCGAGCAGGCGTGCGTGTCGCTGCATGGGGCGAATCGACTGGGCACGAACTCGCTGGGCGACCTGATCGTCTTCGGGCGGCGGGCGGGCATCTTCGCCGCGCAGTACGCCCGGCAGGCCGAGTATGCCGAGATGCCGGAGAACCCCGAGCGCGAGACCGAGGAGGTCTTCAGCCGCCTGCGGAACGCTTCCGGCAAGGAGAACTCGGCCATGATCCGCAAGGAGTTGCAGGAGTCGATGATGAACAACGTCGGCATCTTCCGCAACGGCCCGGACATGGAGCGGCAGGTCGAGATCATCAAGGAACTCAAGGCGCGCGCCGCCCACGTCGGCGTCTCGGACCCCAGCACGCGCTACAACGGCGAGCTGATGGAGGCGCTGGAACTCGGCTTCATGCTCGACTGCGCTGAGGCCACGACCGCCAGCGCGCTGAACCGCAAGGAGTCGCGCGGTGCCCACGACCGCGAGGACTACACCGAGCGCGACGACGTGAACTGGCTCAAGCACACGATGGCCTACAAGGACCTGAACACCCCCGACAACGTGCTGATCGGCTACAAGGACGTGGCCCTCAAGGGCTACACGCGGGCCTTCGAGCCGAAGCCGAGAGTGTACTGA
- a CDS encoding succinate dehydrogenase hydrophobic membrane anchor subunit, protein MIRARTYTDAQQQAHSNAELNWWIFMRISGLVLVFLVLGHIYMTFIQVSEADATYIAVVNKLQQPAWKLYDWTILTLSMLHGVNGARYSIEDYVRSRPNRAWVKTIFYTVAAVIFTLGTVGLFSI, encoded by the coding sequence ATGATCCGCGCCCGCACCTACACGGACGCCCAGCAGCAGGCGCACTCCAACGCCGAGCTGAACTGGTGGATTTTCATGCGGATCAGCGGTCTGGTCCTGGTGTTCCTCGTGCTGGGGCACATCTACATGACGTTCATCCAGGTCAGCGAGGCCGACGCCACGTACATCGCCGTGGTGAACAAACTTCAGCAGCCCGCGTGGAAGCTCTATGACTGGACGATCCTGACGCTCTCCATGCTGCACGGGGTCAACGGCGCGCGCTACTCCATCGAGGACTACGTGCGCTCGCGGCCCAACCGGGCCTGGGTCAAGACGATCTTCTACACGGTGGCCGCCGTCATCTTCACGCTGGGCACGGTCGGCCTGTTCTCGATCTGA
- the sdhC gene encoding succinate dehydrogenase, cytochrome b556 subunit, which translates to MYRGREGQWAWMLHRLSGLAILAYFLIHVISISLFMFGEQAYMALHTTYELPIFSLGLIAVTAGVVYHSLNGLRIIMMDFTGMGVLYQRQMFWGVLGLTLLATAYTAFIVIGRLLGGEG; encoded by the coding sequence ATGTACCGAGGAAGAGAGGGACAGTGGGCGTGGATGCTTCACCGCCTGTCCGGGCTGGCGATTCTGGCCTACTTTCTGATTCATGTCATCAGCATCAGCCTGTTCATGTTCGGCGAGCAGGCCTATATGGCGCTGCACACGACCTATGAATTGCCGATCTTCAGCCTGGGCCTCATCGCGGTGACGGCGGGCGTGGTTTATCACTCCCTCAACGGGCTGCGAATCATCATGATGGACTTCACGGGCATGGGCGTGCTGTACCAGCGGCAGATGTTCTGGGGCGTGCTGGGGCTGACGCTGCTGGCGACCGCCTACACCGCCTTCATCGTCATCGGGCGACTGCTCGGGGGTGAGGGATGA
- a CDS encoding DMT family transporter: MTSPPLASTHAGASQVRWALTGILLTVTLWGANVVLLKVVLQYLSAETINLGRFLVAGVFLVALAVRSHGWPRWDARTWGQVALVGLLGNSLFQAFFLSGIRANPAGVAGLVSGIVPVLVIPLGLLLGQRPSWRQGVGVALAFAGLVALLALTLQPGAAVTPGGLTWVLGAAAAWALYTLWNRPLTERLGTLPFVAFSLALGCVPYVVWALPRLSISGDVPPLAWAGIVLSALGANVVAYLAWANGAQVLGAARTSVWNTLAPAVSLVLSAAVLHERLPSAVWLGALVILAGAALANWPGRGAKGRG, encoded by the coding sequence GTGACCTCTCCCCCGCTCGCCTCCACCCACGCCGGAGCCTCCCAGGTCCGGTGGGCGCTGACGGGCATCCTTCTCACCGTGACGCTGTGGGGGGCGAACGTGGTGCTGCTCAAGGTGGTCTTGCAGTACCTCAGCGCCGAGACGATCAACCTCGGGCGCTTCCTCGTGGCGGGTGTTTTTCTCGTCGCCCTCGCTGTCCGCTCGCATGGCTGGCCGCGCTGGGACGCGCGTACCTGGGGGCAGGTCGCGCTCGTCGGGCTGCTGGGCAATTCCCTGTTTCAGGCGTTCTTCCTGAGCGGCATCCGGGCCAACCCGGCGGGTGTGGCGGGGCTGGTCAGCGGCATCGTGCCCGTGCTCGTCATTCCGCTGGGGCTGCTGCTGGGCCAGCGGCCCTCGTGGCGGCAGGGGGTGGGCGTGGCGCTCGCCTTCGCGGGGCTGGTGGCGCTGCTCGCGCTGACACTGCAACCGGGAGCGGCAGTCACGCCGGGCGGTCTCACGTGGGTCCTCGGTGCGGCGGCGGCGTGGGCGCTGTACACGCTCTGGAACCGGCCCCTCACCGAGCGGCTGGGGACGCTGCCCTTCGTGGCCTTCAGCCTCGCGCTGGGGTGTGTGCCCTACGTGGTGTGGGCGCTGCCGCGCCTGTCCATCTCCGGCGACGTGCCGCCCCTCGCGTGGGCCGGGATAGTCCTCAGCGCCCTCGGCGCGAACGTCGTCGCCTATCTCGCCTGGGCGAACGGGGCGCAGGTCCTCGGGGCCGCCCGAACAAGCGTCTGGAACACCCTCGCGCCCGCCGTCTCCCTCGTCCTCAGCGCCGCCGTCCTCCACGAACGCCTGCCCTCCGCCGTGTGGCTGGGGGCACTCGTCATCCTGGCGGGGGCGGCCCTGGCGAACTGGCCGGGGCGTGGAGCGAAAGGGCGGGGGTAA
- a CDS encoding pyridoxamine 5'-phosphate oxidase family protein, translating into MSHVNESEGNHLSREESIKAMAAIIKDVKFAMLTVITENGHLQAHPMTTQQAEFDGDVWFLGGKDTKQVQSMRAQPQVNVSYSDPDKGNYVSISGTAELVEDRAKLEELWSDGYKAYFPGGIDDPTIQLVKINATGGEFWGSDGKLKNMFSQARAAITGKPATDLGTNETVKF; encoded by the coding sequence ATGAGCCATGTGAACGAGAGCGAGGGCAACCACCTCAGCCGCGAGGAATCCATTAAGGCGATGGCCGCGATCATCAAGGACGTGAAGTTCGCGATGCTCACCGTCATCACCGAGAACGGGCACCTTCAGGCGCACCCGATGACGACCCAGCAGGCCGAGTTCGACGGCGACGTGTGGTTCCTCGGCGGCAAGGACACCAAGCAGGTCCAGTCCATGCGCGCCCAGCCGCAGGTGAACGTCAGCTACTCCGACCCCGACAAGGGCAACTACGTCAGCATCAGCGGCACGGCGGAGCTGGTGGAGGACCGCGCCAAGCTGGAGGAGCTGTGGAGCGACGGCTACAAGGCGTACTTCCCCGGCGGCATCGACGACCCCACCATCCAGCTCGTGAAGATCAACGCGACGGGCGGGGAGTTCTGGGGCAGCGACGGCAAGCTCAAGAACATGTTCTCGCAGGCCCGCGCGGCGATCACGGGCAAACCCGCCACCGACCTGGGCACGAACGAGACCGTCAAGTTCTGA
- a CDS encoding MFS transporter, producing MTLSSPAAPRPSPWVLSAFWFGTAFHWLLLLLILLPANVVRFVGEEQKGTYLGVLLFIGAVIALVLPPLVGAHSDRTGRRVPYIRLGVGVNLAGLAVMAFAASVLSGVGGFWVYVLGFLLVQFGNNYATAPYSALIPQLVPPEQRGRYSGVMAMLQAVGQLLGAVAAFVVGLLNLPVLVSFGLIAAVLLIPALVTLRGVPETGGTAIQTARGPTLSWRELFAHQPFFWVFVTRVLFALGQYSVQPFLQYYNTDVLAQRDAETSTSIMLVCIIVGSIASALVGGRLSDRVGRKPVIYVAGTVMAAAALLLLLAPSYPVALALAACFGLGFGAFTSVDWALGSDAMPSASSYARDMGIWHVAFVAPQMSSAPQGALLDWGNAQGGNLGYTLVFGIAALFFLAGVVLVRNVPEAVRGRAAT from the coding sequence ATGACCCTTTCCTCCCCTGCGGCCCCCCGCCCCAGCCCGTGGGTGCTGTCCGCCTTCTGGTTCGGCACGGCGTTTCACTGGCTGCTGCTGCTCCTCATCCTGCTGCCCGCCAACGTGGTGCGTTTCGTCGGCGAGGAGCAGAAGGGCACCTACCTGGGCGTCCTGCTGTTCATCGGGGCCGTAATCGCGCTCGTGCTGCCGCCGCTCGTCGGGGCACACAGCGACCGCACGGGGCGGCGGGTGCCCTACATCCGTCTCGGGGTGGGCGTCAACCTGGCGGGCCTGGCGGTGATGGCGTTCGCGGCGAGCGTGCTCAGCGGCGTCGGGGGCTTCTGGGTGTATGTCCTCGGCTTCCTGCTCGTGCAATTCGGGAACAATTACGCGACAGCCCCGTACAGCGCCCTCATCCCCCAACTCGTGCCGCCGGAGCAGCGCGGACGATACAGCGGCGTCATGGCGATGTTGCAGGCGGTGGGACAGTTGCTGGGAGCGGTCGCGGCCTTCGTGGTCGGCCTGTTGAATCTGCCCGTCCTCGTCTCGTTCGGCCTCATCGCCGCCGTGCTCCTCATCCCGGCGCTCGTCACGTTGCGGGGGGTGCCGGAGACGGGGGGAACAGCTATCCAGACGGCGCGGGGACCGACCCTCTCCTGGCGGGAACTGTTCGCGCATCAGCCCTTCTTCTGGGTGTTCGTGACGCGGGTGCTGTTCGCGCTGGGGCAGTACAGCGTGCAGCCCTTCTTGCAGTATTACAACACCGACGTTTTGGCGCAGCGCGACGCGGAGACGAGCACCTCCATCATGCTCGTGTGCATCATCGTGGGAAGTATCGCCTCGGCGCTCGTGGGCGGGCGGCTGAGCGACCGCGTGGGGCGCAAGCCGGTGATCTATGTGGCGGGAACGGTGATGGCCGCTGCCGCGCTGCTGCTGCTGCTCGCGCCGAGTTACCCGGTGGCGCTGGCGCTCGCCGCGTGCTTCGGGCTGGGCTTCGGGGCCTTTACCAGCGTGGACTGGGCGCTGGGCAGCGACGCCATGCCGAGCGCGAGCAGCTACGCCCGCGACATGGGCATCTGGCACGTCGCCTTCGTCGCCCCGCAGATGAGCAGCGCCCCGCAGGGTGCCCTGCTCGACTGGGGCAACGCGCAGGGCGGCAACCTCGGCTACACGCTCGTCTTCGGCATCGCCGCGCTGTTCTTCCTCGCCGGGGTGGTGCTGGTGCGGAACGTGCCGGAGGCGGTGCGGGGGCGGGCGGCGACGTGA